One segment of Akkermansiaceae bacterium DNA contains the following:
- a CDS encoding DUF3820 family protein produces MEIPEHDREEFRELLGEIGNTFMPFGRYGPKEFPPHGIPIFDLPPEYLQWFAAQGYPKGRLGELMAIVGEIKEVGMDSVFDPMRRARGGRRSVRKKKNRRGQSEGFND; encoded by the coding sequence ATGGAAATCCCTGAACACGACAGAGAAGAGTTTCGCGAGTTGCTCGGGGAAATTGGCAACACCTTCATGCCGTTCGGTCGGTATGGACCCAAGGAATTTCCTCCACATGGGATACCCATCTTTGATTTGCCGCCGGAGTATCTTCAGTGGTTTGCCGCGCAGGGCTATCCCAAAGGCCGGCTCGGAGAGCTGATGGCTATCGTTGGTGAGATCAAGGAGGTTGGCATGGACAGTGTCTTCGATCCCATGCGACGGGCGCGGGGAGGCAGAAGAAGTGTCAGGAAAAAGAAAAACCGGCGGGGACAGTCGGAGGGGTTTAATGACTA
- a CDS encoding PEP-CTERM sorting domain-containing protein (PEP-CTERM proteins occur, often in large numbers, in the proteomes of bacteria that also encode an exosortase, a predicted intramembrane cysteine proteinase. The presence of a PEP-CTERM domain at a protein's C-terminus predicts cleavage within the sorting domain, followed by covalent anchoring to some some component of the (usually Gram-negative) cell surface. Many PEP-CTERM proteins exhibit an unusual sequence composition that includes large numbers of potential glycosylation sites. Expression of one such protein has been shown restore the ability of a bacterium to form floc, a type of biofilm.): MQSLLTLLSCVLVLACSPALCARGQQDTAVDGPHPVLTPASEVAPRQSVPEPNGLLALAFAGVVILARHRFRPN, encoded by the coding sequence GTGCAATCCCTCCTTACTTTATTGTCCTGCGTGTTAGTTCTCGCCTGCTCTCCGGCCCTCTGCGCCCGGGGTCAGCAGGATACCGCGGTGGATGGCCCCCACCCCGTGTTGACCCCTGCATCGGAGGTCGCGCCCAGACAGAGCGTGCCGGAGCCCAATGGCCTCCTTGCGCTTGCATTCGCTGGCGTGGTGATCCTCGCACGCCATCGATTTCGTCCAAACTAA